One genomic window of Canis lupus baileyi chromosome 22, mCanLup2.hap1, whole genome shotgun sequence includes the following:
- the CST7 gene encoding cystatin-F: MRQDGQLLLALCGLLWSTTTGGPPAEFCSQILSSDVKPGFPKTINPHDPGVLQAARHSVERFNNCTNDIFLFKESHISRALVQIVKGLRYMLDMKIGRTSCKKTQHPSLDNCDFQTNRTLKQTFSCYTEVWVIPWLQRFEVPLLHCH; this comes from the exons ATGCGGCAGGACGGGCAGCTGCTGCTAGCCTTGTGCGGCCTGCTCTGGAGCACCACCACCGGGGGCCCTCCTGCAG AGTTTTGTTCCCAGATCCTTAGCTCTGATGTGAAGCCAGGATTTCCCAAAACAATAAATcctcatgatcccggagtcctccAAGCAGCCAGACACAGCGTTGAAAGGTTCAACAACTGTACAAATGACATCTTCTTGTTcaaggagtcccacatcagcagggccctggtccag ATCGTGAAGGGCCTGAGGTACATGCTGGACATGAAGATTGGCAGAACTTCTTGCAAGAAGACCCAGCACCCTAGTCTAGACAACTGTGACTTCCAGACCAACCGAACTTTAAAACAG ACTTTCAGTTGCTACACTGAAGTGTGGGTCATCCCCTGGCTCCAGAGGTTCGAGGTGCCCCTGCTCCACTGTCACTGA